Proteins encoded together in one candidate division WOR-3 bacterium window:
- a CDS encoding riboflavin synthase, producing the protein MFTGLVETIGKVVRVVPKQGNRHLMIEAEFAEELQLGESVAVNGCCLTVVDRARRQFAVEVVAETLKRTNLRELRTGMLVNLERALRSTDRLGGHFVLGHIDEVGTVRRLEHNNNEHRLFVAVKEASFPLLVEKGSVAIDGVSLTVAGVKRGEFWVNLIPFTWERTTLSRCRAGSLVNIEYDILVKAAQRGQGPHPIVPDRAE; encoded by the coding sequence ATGTTTACCGGTTTAGTTGAAACCATCGGCAAGGTTGTGCGGGTTGTGCCGAAACAGGGTAACCGACACCTGATGATTGAAGCGGAGTTTGCCGAGGAGTTACAACTTGGTGAGAGTGTGGCGGTTAACGGCTGCTGTTTAACAGTGGTGGACAGGGCGCGCCGCCAATTTGCGGTCGAGGTTGTGGCGGAAACTTTGAAGCGGACCAATCTAAGAGAGTTGCGTACCGGGATGCTGGTTAATCTGGAACGGGCGTTGCGCAGCACCGATCGACTGGGCGGACATTTTGTTCTGGGCCACATCGATGAGGTCGGCACGGTGCGGCGGCTCGAGCACAACAACAATGAGCACCGGCTTTTTGTCGCGGTCAAGGAGGCGAGCTTTCCGCTGTTGGTGGAAAAGGGGTCGGTGGCAATCGACGGTGTCAGTTTAACGGTCGCCGGTGTCAAGCGCGGGGAGTTCTGGGTAAATTTGATTCCCTTCACCTGGGAGCGGACGACATTAAGCCGATGCCGGGCGGGGTCGCTCGTCAATATTGAGTATGACATCCTTGTCAAGGCTGCCCAGCGGGGTCAAGGTCCGCACCCGATTGTGCCGGACCGCGCTGAGTAA
- a CDS encoding DUF559 domain-containing protein, which yields MSRAGKRLPWGAISQGKMATPALVAVVTRRKDWQILWERHWYRIPVDKAPEGLKRVRFLAFYQTALFGAEKWAVNYYAAVKGMKRVLRCAILPEESGHPRAHQFYYQIMVGELRRLPRSIPSLRRRRIVFIPTTWERLMRAEEINDLYWTSPIEERLYRALRRAGLEPERQVYVGGKTTSYFLDLALFCRDGALDVECDGAFYHSGAARAESDRNRDNYLTVAGWRILRFSGKEIRRNTAACVGLIKEMVAKLGGQDRTYSASSTSS from the coding sequence ATGAGCCGGGCTGGTAAGCGGTTGCCCTGGGGTGCAATAAGCCAGGGTAAGATGGCGACACCGGCGCTGGTGGCGGTGGTCACAAGGCGAAAGGATTGGCAGATTCTTTGGGAGCGGCACTGGTATCGGATTCCGGTAGATAAGGCGCCCGAAGGGTTAAAGCGGGTTCGGTTTCTCGCCTTTTATCAGACCGCACTATTTGGAGCGGAGAAGTGGGCGGTGAACTATTATGCCGCGGTCAAGGGGATGAAGCGGGTGTTGCGGTGCGCGATTTTACCGGAGGAAAGCGGTCATCCCCGTGCCCACCAGTTTTATTATCAGATAATGGTGGGTGAACTGCGGCGGCTGCCCCGGTCGATTCCGAGTCTACGCCGGCGTCGGATTGTGTTCATTCCAACAACCTGGGAGCGGTTGATGCGGGCCGAAGAGATAAATGACCTTTACTGGACAAGCCCGATTGAAGAAAGGCTTTATCGGGCGTTGCGGCGTGCCGGACTGGAGCCGGAGCGCCAGGTTTATGTAGGTGGGAAAACAACCAGCTACTTTCTTGACCTCGCGCTGTTCTGCCGGGATGGGGCGCTTGATGTGGAATGTGATGGAGCATTTTACCATTCCGGGGCGGCGCGCGCTGAGTCGGACCGGAATCGAGACAACTACCTGACGGTTGCGGGCTGGCGGATTTTGCGGTTCAGCGGTAAAGAAATCAGGAGGAATACCGCCGCTTGTGTGGGATTGATTAAAGAGATGGTGGCGAAATTGGGTGGGCAGGACCGAACTTATTCAGCTTCGTCGACCTCGTCCTGA
- a CDS encoding tetratricopeptide repeat protein encodes MSNAPQPQSEPVPPPKKENGSPGIAQELLKEALDAFYRADDETALELLLGVLELNPENLRIHYLAALCAAIMTDEETLDDVYHQARKTKTRHPYIVGCEAVRALFFANFERAEHLFNLALRSLPDDIDLNLGLGILYEQMGAEEKSAAVYLRVLELAPDNIRARISLGISYALSGEYVNALAQYQYAKQLDPTVENPHQHLGRDYYAEGMFDEAANEFARAIAEEPEQPAAYFYLMDCYKRLGMVDDAIDVYETIRRRFPQQPEIISRFYEHFRMFAEVIPLLEQLLKKNPRDVELLVRLTTAYREIGRLNDAITTLQRAIAEEPEGAALWTLLAELYYARGEYTQAVAAAQRALQLDRTEEAAYTVLADALLFLGRIEEAEKTERQMNIIRDEAWRRYQQKFSGQDEVDEAE; translated from the coding sequence ATGAGCAACGCCCCACAGCCGCAGAGCGAACCGGTACCCCCGCCCAAAAAAGAGAACGGGTCCCCGGGTATTGCTCAGGAACTGCTCAAAGAAGCCCTTGACGCCTTCTACCGCGCCGATGACGAAACCGCCCTGGAACTGCTCCTCGGTGTTCTCGAATTGAACCCCGAAAACCTGCGTATTCACTACCTCGCTGCCCTCTGTGCCGCGATTATGACCGATGAAGAGACCCTGGATGATGTCTATCACCAGGCACGCAAAACCAAAACCCGTCACCCCTACATCGTCGGCTGCGAAGCGGTGCGGGCGCTGTTCTTTGCCAACTTTGAACGCGCTGAACATCTTTTCAATCTCGCCCTCCGCTCCCTGCCCGATGACATCGATTTGAACCTTGGGCTCGGTATCCTCTACGAGCAAATGGGCGCCGAAGAAAAAAGTGCCGCGGTTTATCTGCGGGTCCTGGAACTCGCCCCGGACAACATCCGCGCCCGGATTTCACTCGGCATCAGTTACGCCCTGAGCGGTGAATATGTCAATGCCCTTGCCCAGTACCAGTACGCCAAACAACTTGACCCGACCGTCGAAAACCCCCACCAGCACCTGGGCCGGGACTACTACGCTGAAGGGATGTTTGACGAAGCGGCAAATGAATTCGCCCGGGCAATCGCCGAAGAGCCCGAACAACCCGCTGCCTACTTTTACCTGATGGACTGCTACAAACGGCTCGGAATGGTTGACGACGCCATTGATGTTTACGAAACCATCCGCCGCCGCTTTCCCCAGCAACCGGAAATCATCAGCCGTTTTTACGAACACTTCCGGATGTTTGCTGAAGTCATCCCGCTGCTTGAGCAACTCTTGAAAAAAAACCCGCGCGATGTTGAACTCCTTGTCCGCCTCACCACCGCCTATCGGGAAATTGGCAGATTAAACGACGCCATAACCACCCTGCAACGGGCGATTGCCGAAGAGCCCGAAGGCGCCGCGCTCTGGACGCTTCTTGCCGAACTGTACTACGCCCGGGGCGAATACACCCAGGCGGTGGCTGCGGCACAACGGGCGCTACAACTGGACCGCACCGAAGAAGCGGCTTACACCGTGCTTGCCGATGCCCTGCTCTTTCTCGGCAGAATTGAAGAAGCGGAAAAAACCGAGCGTCAGATGAACATCATTCGCGACGAAGCCTGGCGCCGGTACCAGCAAAAGTTTTCCGGTCAGGACGAGGTCGACGAAGCTGAATAA
- a CDS encoding PHP domain-containing protein, protein MANRAEDFVDLHTHTIFSDGLLTPEEVVSRAHQLGFSAIAITDHDSVDGIERAIAAARPRRLEVVPGAEFSCNVNGTDVHILGYYFDYQRAAVQEFFSHVRQRRLERAEKMVQKLAEMGVAVSFNRVRELAGAGAVGRPHLAQAMVEAGVVANLSEAFERYIGYQAPAYIPKMRLTPAQVVNFIHENGGLAVVAHPATYGNDDLLYPVIAAGVDGIEVWHPEHNERAVAHYLEIATKNRLLVTGGSDCHGGRKFGRIYLGDVRLPYRYLAALKARLKRS, encoded by the coding sequence GTGGCAAATCGGGCGGAAGATTTTGTTGACCTGCACACCCATACGATTTTTTCCGATGGGCTGTTGACACCGGAAGAGGTGGTAAGCCGGGCGCATCAGCTCGGGTTCAGTGCAATTGCGATTACCGACCACGACTCGGTTGATGGCATTGAGCGGGCGATTGCCGCGGCAAGGCCGCGGCGGCTGGAAGTTGTGCCCGGTGCCGAATTCAGTTGCAATGTCAACGGTACCGATGTCCACATCCTCGGCTACTACTTTGACTACCAGCGGGCAGCGGTTCAGGAGTTCTTCTCCCACGTGCGCCAGCGCCGGCTCGAGCGGGCAGAAAAGATGGTGCAGAAACTGGCGGAGATGGGTGTTGCGGTCTCGTTTAACCGGGTCAGGGAACTGGCAGGTGCCGGTGCTGTTGGCAGACCCCATCTGGCGCAGGCGATGGTTGAGGCCGGTGTCGTGGCAAATCTGAGTGAGGCGTTTGAGCGTTACATCGGGTATCAGGCACCGGCGTACATCCCGAAGATGCGGTTGACACCGGCGCAGGTGGTCAATTTTATCCATGAGAACGGCGGGCTGGCGGTGGTTGCCCATCCGGCAACCTATGGCAATGACGATTTACTCTATCCGGTAATTGCCGCCGGGGTTGACGGTATTGAGGTTTGGCATCCGGAGCACAACGAGCGGGCGGTTGCCCATTACCTTGAAATCGCCACGAAGAACCGGCTCCTTGTAACCGGGGGCAGTGACTGTCACGGCGGCAGGAAGTTTGGCAGAATCTACCTCGGTGATGTGCGCCTGCCCTACAGATATCTGGCGGCACTCAAGGCACGGTTGAAAAGGTCCTGA
- a CDS encoding phosphopentomutase, which translates to MAKPHPRRRALLIVLDGVGCGALPDADRFGDQGSNTLKNLACKLGGLALPNLSRLGLGNIVDLPGVPPEKKPQAAYGRMAEMSAGKDSTTGHWEIAGVITTEPFPLFPHGFPEELLHQFERRIGRRVIGNIAASGTEIINRLGAEHLKTGFPIVYTSADSVFQIACHIDVVPLAELYRFCTIARELLTGRYRVARVIARPFAGKPGAFYRTPERKDFSCPPPQPTLLDNVKEAGLASIGIGKVDDLFAHQGLTEIYHSVNNQECIDYTLNALQGSKPGLIFVNLVQFDMDWGHRNDSAGFARGLAEFDLRLPEIIAALEHDDIMFLTADHGCDPTTPSTDHSREYVPLLVYGAPVCAGINIGTRATFADLGKTIAEYLGVKPTPAGTSFLNEIVKPEFKNG; encoded by the coding sequence ATGGCAAAACCGCATCCCAGAAGGCGCGCCCTGCTCATCGTTCTCGACGGTGTCGGGTGTGGCGCCCTACCTGATGCGGACCGATTTGGCGACCAGGGCTCAAACACATTAAAAAACCTCGCCTGCAAATTGGGCGGACTCGCCCTTCCCAACCTCAGCCGTCTTGGCTTGGGTAACATCGTTGACCTGCCCGGAGTTCCACCGGAAAAAAAACCGCAAGCCGCCTATGGCAGAATGGCGGAAATGTCCGCGGGAAAAGATTCAACCACGGGCCATTGGGAAATCGCCGGCGTTATCACCACCGAACCGTTTCCCTTATTTCCCCACGGGTTTCCCGAAGAACTGCTCCACCAGTTTGAGCGCCGAATTGGCAGACGGGTCATCGGCAACATCGCCGCATCGGGCACCGAAATCATCAATCGTTTGGGCGCAGAGCACCTCAAAACCGGTTTTCCCATCGTTTACACCTCAGCGGACAGCGTATTTCAAATCGCCTGCCACATCGATGTTGTACCATTGGCAGAGCTCTATCGCTTCTGTACCATCGCCCGCGAACTGCTCACCGGCAGATATCGCGTTGCCCGGGTCATCGCCCGCCCTTTTGCCGGCAAACCGGGCGCATTCTACCGCACCCCGGAGCGCAAAGACTTCTCCTGTCCACCACCTCAACCCACCCTGCTCGACAATGTCAAAGAAGCCGGACTGGCGTCCATCGGCATCGGCAAAGTTGACGACCTGTTTGCCCACCAGGGTTTGACCGAAATTTACCATTCCGTCAACAATCAGGAGTGCATCGACTACACGCTAAACGCACTGCAAGGGTCTAAACCGGGACTGATTTTCGTCAATCTCGTTCAGTTTGATATGGACTGGGGCCATCGCAACGACTCTGCCGGTTTTGCCCGCGGCTTAGCCGAGTTTGACCTTCGCCTGCCCGAAATCATCGCCGCCCTCGAACACGACGACATTATGTTCTTAACCGCGGACCACGGCTGTGACCCGACAACACCTTCAACTGACCACTCCCGGGAATATGTGCCGCTTTTGGTCTACGGCGCGCCGGTTTGCGCCGGCATCAACATCGGTACCCGTGCCACCTTTGCCGACCTGGGCAAAACCATCGCCGAATACCTCGGGGTCAAACCCACCCCGGCCGGCACATCTTTCCTCAATGAAATAGTCAAACCCGAATTCAAAAATGGATAG
- a CDS encoding DUF4159 domain-containing protein, protein MTCLLLILTLSGQFQIARLKYGGGGDWYNDPELIPNLCQEVNRRTSIKMSTDEAQVSLLDEKLYQYPFLFMTGHGNVSFTDDEVVRLRHYLETGGFLYADDDYGMDESFRREMKKVFPNSDLVELPFDHPIYHSFYDFFEGPPKIHEHYEGPPRGYGIFVRGRLVVFYTYNSNVSDGWTDRYNDPPEKREQALRMGINIIAWFVAN, encoded by the coding sequence ATGACCTGCTTGCTTCTGATTCTGACCCTTTCCGGTCAGTTTCAAATCGCCCGGCTGAAATACGGCGGTGGCGGCGACTGGTACAACGACCCGGAACTGATTCCCAACCTGTGTCAGGAGGTCAACCGCCGGACCAGCATCAAGATGAGCACCGACGAGGCGCAGGTGAGTCTGTTAGACGAAAAACTTTATCAATATCCGTTTCTTTTTATGACCGGGCACGGTAATGTCAGTTTCACGGACGATGAGGTGGTGCGGTTGCGCCACTACCTTGAGACGGGTGGGTTTCTTTATGCGGACGACGACTACGGAATGGACGAGTCGTTCCGGCGGGAGATGAAAAAGGTGTTTCCCAACTCGGATTTGGTTGAGTTGCCTTTTGACCATCCGATTTACCATTCGTTTTACGACTTTTTTGAAGGTCCGCCCAAAATCCACGAGCATTACGAAGGACCGCCCAGGGGTTACGGCATATTTGTCCGTGGCAGGCTGGTGGTCTTTTACACCTACAACTCCAATGTGTCTGATGGCTGGACCGACCGTTACAACGACCCACCGGAAAAGCGGGAGCAGGCGCTGCGGATGGGTATCAACATCATCGCCTGGTTCGTGGCTAACTAA
- a CDS encoding cytidine deaminase, whose amino-acid sequence MDRLTRARLIKSARAAGKRAYAPYSRFPVGAAVLTRSGKIYAGANVENASYGLTVCAERNAIFKAVFAGEREITALAIFTATEQPTPPCGACLQVLNEFSTNPIVILASPKKILTFRLRQLLPHGFKLNDTL is encoded by the coding sequence ATGGATAGGTTAACCCGTGCCCGTTTGATTAAATCGGCCCGCGCTGCCGGGAAACGGGCTTATGCCCCTTATTCCCGATTTCCGGTTGGTGCCGCGGTTCTTACCCGAAGCGGTAAAATCTACGCCGGTGCCAATGTGGAAAACGCCTCCTACGGCTTGACAGTGTGTGCGGAACGCAACGCCATTTTCAAAGCGGTCTTTGCCGGCGAAAGAGAGATAACCGCCCTCGCAATCTTCACCGCTACCGAACAACCAACCCCACCCTGTGGTGCCTGTTTGCAGGTCCTCAACGAATTCAGCACCAATCCCATCGTCATCCTTGCCAGCCCCAAAAAGATTTTGACCTTCCGGCTGCGCCAGCTCCTGCCCCACGGATTCAAATTAAACGATACGCTCTAA
- a CDS encoding radical SAM protein, which produces MTSLSRLPSGVKVRTRLCRTALSKSGLPGATYSVNPYFGCSHGCVYCYASFMLRYHESPERWGSFVEAKVNMPAVLRREKKRPGKVYLGTVCDPYQPVEAEFRLSQAVLEILGGAGFPVEVLTKSDLILRDINLLQRYPGFSVELAITTLDEQVQKLFEPGAVTPQRRLTAAQRLVAAGVPVSVFVGPVLPFFSDSFETLFEIFCAIARVGVRRVLVDKFNYLGGKMGVVRSLLQRECPQAVQAFEQACREPEGYAQRLREVVNRARCKAGLEGGVVF; this is translated from the coding sequence ATGACATCCTTGTCAAGGCTGCCCAGCGGGGTCAAGGTCCGCACCCGATTGTGCCGGACCGCGCTGAGTAAAAGCGGACTGCCAGGCGCTACCTATTCGGTCAATCCCTATTTTGGTTGTTCTCATGGCTGTGTTTACTGTTACGCCAGTTTTATGCTGCGTTACCACGAGAGCCCCGAGCGCTGGGGTTCGTTTGTTGAGGCGAAGGTCAATATGCCGGCGGTTTTGCGCCGGGAGAAAAAAAGACCGGGAAAGGTTTATCTCGGGACGGTGTGCGACCCATACCAGCCGGTTGAAGCCGAGTTTCGGTTAAGTCAAGCGGTGCTGGAGATTCTTGGGGGTGCCGGGTTTCCGGTGGAGGTTCTGACCAAGTCGGACCTGATTTTGCGCGATATCAATCTCTTGCAACGCTATCCGGGTTTTAGCGTGGAACTGGCAATCACCACCCTTGACGAACAAGTGCAGAAACTCTTTGAACCGGGTGCGGTGACGCCGCAACGACGGCTCACGGCAGCGCAACGGCTGGTCGCAGCCGGCGTGCCGGTTAGCGTATTTGTCGGTCCGGTTTTGCCTTTTTTTAGTGACTCTTTTGAGACGCTTTTTGAGATTTTTTGCGCCATTGCCCGGGTTGGGGTGCGGCGGGTGCTCGTTGACAAATTCAACTATTTAGGCGGGAAGATGGGGGTGGTAAGGTCTTTATTGCAAAGGGAGTGTCCCCAGGCAGTTCAAGCGTTTGAGCAAGCCTGCCGTGAGCCCGAAGGGTATGCCCAGCGGCTGCGAGAAGTGGTTAACCGGGCGCGGTGCAAGGCAGGATTGGAAGGCGGGGTGGTGTTCTGA
- the ftcD gene encoding glutamate formimidoyltransferase, giving the protein MRRIVECVPNFSEGRRPEIVEKIVSAIRSVTGISVLDQEMNADHNRAVISFVGDPEAVLEAAFRATKTAAELIDLNKHQGEHPRIGATDVVPFVPISGVTQAECVELAKRLGKRIADELGIPVYLYELAATRPDRQDLANIRKGEFEGLREAIKTDPERAPDFGRPELHPTAGATVVGVRAPLIAYNINLATNDVKIAERIAKAIRFRDGGFRYVKALGFEIKEKNCVQVSINMTDYTKTPLYRVFETVKREAQRWGVGVLESEIVGLVPQAALVACARYYLQLNSFKSDQILENRLMPAQGLPDFLAELASSAPVPGGGSAAALNGAMGTALMTMVANLTIGKKGYEEFDTEMNAVKEKLIPRRERFISLIEEDAASFKQVMAAYKMPKMTELERQEREKAISEALKVAAEVPFRTMQLALETLKLCRPVVEFGNKSSITDAGVGTMNLDAAFRGARLNVLINLGGIKDSNFVLEKREAVDEMAAEMDGLVKEYLEIVTRRMG; this is encoded by the coding sequence ATGAGAAGAATCGTGGAGTGTGTTCCCAATTTTTCTGAGGGCAGAAGGCCCGAGATTGTTGAGAAGATTGTCAGTGCCATCCGTTCGGTAACCGGCATCAGCGTCCTTGACCAGGAGATGAATGCCGACCACAATCGGGCGGTTATCAGTTTTGTCGGGGACCCGGAGGCGGTTCTGGAGGCGGCATTTCGGGCGACAAAGACGGCGGCGGAGTTGATAGACTTGAACAAGCATCAGGGTGAGCATCCGCGTATCGGTGCGACCGATGTGGTGCCTTTTGTCCCGATTTCCGGCGTCACCCAGGCGGAGTGCGTTGAACTGGCAAAAAGGCTGGGTAAGCGGATTGCCGATGAGTTGGGAATTCCGGTCTATCTCTATGAACTGGCGGCAACAAGGCCGGACCGGCAGGACCTGGCTAATATCCGCAAGGGCGAGTTTGAAGGTTTGCGCGAGGCGATTAAGACCGACCCAGAGCGGGCACCGGACTTTGGCAGACCCGAACTGCATCCGACCGCGGGTGCGACAGTGGTCGGGGTCCGGGCACCACTTATCGCCTACAATATCAACTTGGCGACGAACGATGTGAAGATTGCCGAACGCATTGCCAAGGCGATTCGGTTCCGGGATGGTGGATTCCGTTATGTAAAGGCATTGGGTTTTGAAATCAAGGAAAAAAACTGCGTTCAGGTGTCAATCAATATGACCGATTACACCAAGACCCCGCTTTACCGGGTGTTTGAGACGGTAAAGCGCGAGGCGCAGCGCTGGGGGGTTGGGGTTCTGGAGTCGGAGATTGTCGGGCTGGTGCCGCAGGCCGCGCTGGTCGCCTGTGCCCGGTATTACCTGCAGTTGAACAGTTTCAAGAGCGACCAGATTCTTGAGAATCGGCTGATGCCGGCTCAGGGTTTGCCCGACTTTCTTGCCGAACTGGCTTCGTCAGCGCCCGTGCCCGGGGGCGGTTCTGCTGCCGCGCTCAACGGTGCAATGGGCACAGCGTTGATGACGATGGTGGCGAATTTGACAATCGGGAAAAAGGGTTACGAGGAGTTTGACACCGAGATGAACGCGGTCAAGGAGAAACTGATTCCCCGGCGCGAGCGGTTTATCAGTTTGATTGAAGAGGATGCGGCGAGTTTCAAGCAGGTGATGGCGGCATACAAGATGCCGAAGATGACTGAACTGGAACGGCAGGAAAGAGAAAAGGCGATCAGCGAGGCTTTGAAGGTTGCCGCTGAGGTGCCATTCCGGACGATGCAACTGGCACTGGAGACTTTGAAGTTGTGTCGGCCGGTGGTTGAGTTCGGGAATAAGAGTTCTATCACTGATGCCGGGGTGGGAACGATGAACCTTGATGCGGCATTTCGCGGGGCAAGGCTCAATGTGCTGATAAACCTCGGGGGAATTAAGGATAGCAATTTTGTCCTGGAGAAGCGCGAAGCGGTTGATGAAATGGCGGCGGAGATGGACGGGCTGGTAAAGGAGTATCTGGAAATCGTTACGAGAAGAATGGGATAG
- the serS gene encoding serine--tRNA ligase has translation MDLKFCRENPDEARRILQLRRSDVPIDRILEQDEVRRKLVARRDEARHEQRQVSEAIARAKREQGAEPELLEKAKRLAEEVKEIENRLKGIEAEQEQLAKLLPNRVHPSVTAEEEIVSTHGTIPVFDFQPLAHWDLGEALGIVDFEAAARLAGSRFVLFKGAGARLERALINFFLDTAVHRYGYTEVMPPVLANPATLETAGQLPHLASEMYAVPEDNFYLIPTAEPQLVAYFREKTIDAGTLPQKFVAYTPCFRREAGSYGRDVRGMIRIHQFDKVELVRLTTPERSYTDLEEMRSEAESLLQALGLPYRVKRLAAWDIAFQSAKTYDLEVWAAGVGRWLEVSSISNCEDFQTRRGKIRARGADGKTFYPHALNGSALALPRTFIAIVENYQQADGSIVIPEVLKPYMNGLERIV, from the coding sequence ATGGATTTAAAGTTCTGTCGGGAAAATCCGGATGAGGCAAGACGCATTTTGCAGTTGCGCCGGAGCGATGTTCCTATTGACAGGATTCTGGAACAGGATGAGGTGCGGCGCAAACTGGTGGCAAGGCGGGACGAAGCCCGGCATGAGCAGCGGCAGGTTTCTGAGGCGATTGCCCGGGCAAAGCGTGAGCAAGGGGCGGAACCAGAACTGCTTGAAAAGGCAAAACGGCTGGCAGAGGAGGTTAAAGAGATTGAAAACCGGCTGAAAGGTATTGAGGCGGAACAGGAGCAACTGGCAAAACTGCTTCCCAATCGGGTCCACCCTTCAGTGACCGCCGAAGAGGAGATTGTCTCCACACACGGAACAATCCCGGTGTTTGATTTTCAACCCCTGGCGCACTGGGACCTGGGCGAGGCGCTGGGGATTGTCGATTTTGAGGCCGCGGCAAGGCTTGCCGGTTCAAGGTTTGTGCTGTTCAAGGGTGCCGGAGCACGGCTGGAACGGGCGCTGATCAACTTTTTTCTTGATACCGCGGTGCACCGTTACGGCTACACCGAGGTTATGCCGCCAGTGCTTGCCAATCCGGCAACCCTGGAAACTGCCGGACAGTTGCCCCATCTCGCAAGTGAGATGTATGCGGTGCCCGAGGACAATTTTTATCTGATTCCAACCGCTGAACCCCAGCTGGTTGCCTATTTTCGGGAGAAGACGATTGATGCCGGAACACTGCCCCAGAAGTTTGTCGCCTACACCCCCTGTTTTCGGCGCGAGGCGGGTTCCTATGGTCGGGATGTGCGGGGGATGATTCGGATTCACCAGTTTGACAAGGTGGAACTGGTGCGGCTGACAACGCCCGAGCGTTCCTACACCGATTTAGAAGAGATGCGCTCAGAAGCGGAGAGTCTGCTGCAGGCGCTCGGCTTGCCTTATCGGGTGAAACGGCTCGCCGCCTGGGACATCGCTTTTCAGTCGGCAAAGACTTATGACCTTGAGGTGTGGGCAGCAGGTGTGGGCCGATGGCTGGAGGTGTCGTCAATCTCCAACTGTGAAGATTTTCAGACCCGGCGGGGGAAGATTCGGGCGCGGGGCGCAGATGGCAAGACTTTTTATCCCCACGCCCTGAACGGTTCTGCGCTCGCTTTGCCCCGGACCTTTATCGCCATTGTTGAGAACTATCAACAAGCCGACGGTTCGATAGTTATCCCGGAGGTCCTCAAGCCCTATATGAACGGTTTAGAGCGTATCGTTTAA